The Dehalobacter sp. DCM sequence CCAGCAGTTCCTTTTCTGTCATCTGCCTCTGATAATTCTCTTTACTTAGAGCTTTGGCAATTTCTATCGCTTCTGAATAATTGTCTTCCAACAAGAGATTTAATGCCAAGCGTGCGGTATCCATCCGTCCGGCAGCATTGATCCGAGGGGCTACAATAAAAGAAATATGACCGGCTTTGAGTTTTTTGTCCAGAAGCCCGCACTCTTCAAGAATTGCTCTCAGTCCGGGGTGTTCCGTATTCTCCATAACAAGCAGCCCTTGGCGAACGAGAATACGATTCTCTCCTATCAGCGGAACGATATCTGCTATCGTCCCAAGAGCGACAATATCAAGATAATCGATGTCCTGCCTCTGTGCAGGATTAAAATGCTCGCAATAGCTTAATAAAGCCTGCAACAATTTAAAAGCGACACCCACACCCGCCAAATGCGGAAACAGATAGCCGGAATCCGCGACTTTAGGATTCAGGATTCCGATAGCGTGCGGCAAGATATCCGGCGGCTCATGGTGATCCGTAATAATAAAGTCAATCCCTTTACCTTTGGCGTAAGCAGTTTCTTCAACTGCGGAAATACCGCAATCGACTGTGATGATCAACGAGACACTGCTTTGCACCGCTTTATCGATAGCTTCCGTATGTAAGCCATATCCTTGCTCACGGCTTGGTATGTGAACCATTATATTAAAGCCCAAATCCGTTAGCCCTTTATACAGCAGCGCTGTTCCCGTGACGCCATCAGCATCATAATCCCCATAAACCAGGATTTTTTCCTGGTTTTCATAAGCCATTTTCAGTCTTTCCAGGATTACCATCATATCCTTGAACAAAAAAGGCGAATGAAGATTAAAGAGTGATGGTCTTAGAAATTCGAGGATACTTTTCTTAGTCGTGTAGCCGCGGTTTTGAAGGATGTGTAAGACATTATGGGAGATCCCTGCCTTTTCTAAAGAACTCGCGTTGATAACTTTTTCTGATGATAAAATCCATGTGTTGGTTTTCATTCTTATTTCTTTTCTTCACTTGTGTGGCTATTAACCGAATTATCGCTGGTTGTTGTATTATTTACCGCAGAATCAATCGGAACAACAATAGGATCTTCTATCGGGGATTGTTTGCTTTGTGCCTTAACTTCAGCCTTTTTATCTTTGGCTTTAATCGCTTTCTTTTGCAGCATTTGTCTGCGTAAGGCCAAGAAAAACATCACTAATGCGCCACCCAGTACCGAGCAGAATATAATTAGGGCTAACGGCAAATCAGTTACCCAGAATAGAAAATGAATGGTGACGACAGCAGCATTTTGTATGGCGAATATGACGATAATCAAGGCAACAACAATAGCAATCAGCAATGCAACCATACTTTTCCCTCCCTATAAAATCTTGCATCTTTAGACAATCTTTGTTTAATCATAATATATTTCCTATAATAAGCCAACCTGCAGAAAAAATAAACCTAAAAATAAGCTGGAGCAAGACGAATTTGGAGACGCTGCGATAAGTAAATAATAGTGGAATTCCCACAAAGAATGACCAGAGCAGGGCTGCAGGCAGTAAAGGAACGAATACCCCAAGGACAACAAGAGGAACGCCACTGCCTGACACTACTTTCAATAATCTAAAATTATGGGTATACCGGTTAAGGAGCGCATTGATAGCCAGCCCCAAGCCCATATACGTGATTATTATCGCTTCCCATAACCAGAAGCTTTCGGCTGGGTTAATAACAAAATGGACACACGATAAAATAACACCGGACAATACTATTCCCAGTGTATTCCATATTAATGAACTGCCTGCTGCACAGAGCAAGACCATTTCCAGTGCAAGAAACGTTAAAAAGAGCAATGCGTATTCACCGAACCTTATCCTGTCAGATTAGCACGTAGCGTATTACTCTAGTATTTCCTCTTTTTGCTGGAATAATTATACTTCAGGAGATTTAACAGAAAAAGAAGGTATCACAAACTACTGTCTTGTCGTTGTGCTACCTTCTCTTGCTGATTATTCCATGCGATTTAATTAAACATCCTTTGCCGCTTTAGGTCCACGGCAGATGGCAATTTTACCCGTCCGGACAATCTCAATGATCCCATAGTCGTTGAGTAATTCACAGATGGCTTCTATTTTGTCTTCCTCGCCGGTTAACTCGATAATCATAGTTTCCTTACTGACATCCACGATGTGAGCTCGGAATATTTCGACTAAATTTACAATTTCCGCTCGATTCGCTGGTAACGCTTTTACTTTTATCATCGCTAATTCACGGTGGACACGGTCCTGCCCCGTCAGATCAATAATCTTGATCACATCGATGAGTTTAGACAGCTGATTAACGACCTGTTCCAATTCGTACTCGTCGTCAGCATCAACAACGATGGTTATCCGGGTCATATCTGATTCTTCTGTATAGCCGGCTGTAATACTCTCGATATTGAAATCCCTGCGGCTGATCAGCCCGGAAATATGGGTCAGAACGCCCGGTTTGTTCTCTGTTAAGACTGCTAACGTATGTTTCATTGCCAGTCCCCCATTATCATTTTATGCAGGCCGGAGCCCGCAGGCACCATCGGTAAGACATCTTCCTCTTCCGGGATACGGATGTCAACAAGACAAGGCCCCTCCGAATTCATAACCTCTCGTAGAACAGTGTCCAGTTCGTCCTTATGCTCTAAGCGAATCGCGGGGACTCCCATCGCTGTGGAAATCGCTACAAAGTCTGCTTTCGTGGCCATATTGGAATGAGCATAATGACCACTATAGAATGCCCTCTGCCATTGGGCTACCATACCGAGTGATTGATTATTTAAAATGATAATTTTAACCGGAAGATTTAAATCGGCAATGGTCATCAATTCCTGACAGTTCATCATAAAACCGCCGTCACCGCAGATACAGACAACCTTTTTGTGTTTATTGCCCACCTGAGCACCTAACGCAGACGGTAAACCATAACCCATCGTGCCAAGTCCTCCCGATGTCAATAATGAGCGTGGATTTTTAAATGAGTAAAACTGTGCTGTCCACATTTGATTTTGTCCGACATCGGTAACAACGATTGCATTGCCTTGAGTGAGCTCGCTGATCTTCTCTATTGCTGCCTGAGGCAATATCCGATTCGTCTGCCGGCTATATGCCAGCGGATGCTCTTTTTGCCACGCAACTAATTGATGATGCCATGGCATAAATTGTTTTTGCCACGCCTCGCTTGGTCTTTCTTTAATCTTATTCGCCAACTCGGCCAGCGACCATTTGAGATCGGCAATCACCCGGATATATGATCTGACATTTTTATTGATCTCAGCGGGATCGATATCAAAGTGAATGACCTTCGCCTTTGGAGCGAACTCCTCGAGTTTACCTGTGACTCTGTCGTCGAATCGCGCACCAATGCCAACCAACAAATCGGTTTCAGTCGTTGCCATATTTCCGGCATAGCTGCCATGCATCCCAATCATGCCAAAAAAGTGGGGATCATTGGAAGAAATACTGCCAAGGCCCATCAGACTACTGACGGTGGGAACACCGGTATAAGCCACAAGGTCTCTCATCAGTGCAGACGTATCGGAAAGATTAACCCCGCCGCCAATAAAGAACAACGGTTTTTTAGCTGATTGGAGTTCGTTGCAGACAGCATCGATCACCGCTTTATCGCCTTCAACGATAGGCTTATAACCGCGTATTTGGATGCATTCAGGATATTCAAATGCCAATTCTTCTGCAAAAATATTCTTAGGGACATCGATCAATACCGGGCCTGGACGGCCTGAACGCGCAATATAAAATGCCGCTTTCATTGCTTTGGGAATATCCTTAACATCTTTAATTAAAAAATTGTGCTTGGTGATGGGTGTGGTTATCCCACGAATATCGGCCTCTTGAAAAGAATCCCGTCCCAGTAGGGATAACGCCACCTGTCCGGTGATCAGCACGAGTGGGATCGAATCCATATAAGCTGTAGCAATACCTGTAATTAGGTTGGTTGCCCCGGGACCGGATGTCGCGATGCAGACACCAACCTTCCCAGTTGATCGGGCATACCCGTCGGCGGCATGGACAGCTCCCTGTTCATGTCGTGGCAGAACATGCGGAAAATCAGACAAGTAAAGCTCATCATACAGTGTTAAGACAGCTCCGCCGGGATAGCCAAAAACGACGTCAACGTTTTCTTTTTTAAGACATTCTATTATAGCTTGAGCGCCGGTCATTTTCTTCATGCTATCTCTCCTCTCTTTAGATGTATTATATAACAGCTTAGCAAAAAATGCACTTAATTATAAAAATAAAATGATAAATATTTATCCATTTTTATATATTCAATAAATAATATTTACACCGTTATCGTTAAACCAGTCTGGGCCAAATATATCTTTCCATGATAATATCTGGCTGCTTCCGATGCCATATCCGATACATTTCCGATATGCGGAAAATGAGTCATCATGAGAGACTTAGCTCCTGCTTCATTGGCCAACCTGGCTGTTTCTTCCGAGGTCATATGCCCGGAAATCAATCCCTTTTCATCTGCATAGAGACTGGCTTCGCATAGCAGAAGATCCGCACCGCGACAAAAATCGTTCAAGTCGGTAGCCGGGCCCATATCCCCCGTATAAACCAGTGCTTTTCCTTCATATTCAAAGCGCATGGCCAGATTATATTCATCATGAACTGTTGGCGCAAAGGATACGTGTAATCCGTTTAAATCCAGTTTTGACCCCGGTGTGATTTCAATACCGATGCTGTTATCGCCGAACGTTAACTCCTGAAAACGTGCGGAGCAGTAATTGGCATATATCGCAAGGGGCACCCGCCTTTTTTTAAAGGCCATCGCCAATTTGCCGGCATACAGAAGGCATCCGATATCTGCTGTGTGATCATGGTGAAAATGCGAGATGAATACGGCATCCAGATCCTCGTGCCGAACATACTTCCAGAGCTTAGACAATATGCCGCTGCCACAATCCAATAACACGGTATGCCGATCTGTCTGTAAAAGATATCCGGCGGTTGCTTCATTTTCTTCCGGGTAAGCTCCCCAATAGCCAAGAACAGTTAACATCATAGTTACTCATATCCTTTCGTTTATCTCTGTCCTTTCTAGTACATTGTATTCTAAATAACTAGGCAAACAAATACGTAAGCTTTATTCTGCGGTTGGTCTGCATGCCACATTCCGCTTTCGGCTCTTGTGCCCTCCATGAATTTACATTATAGAAGTTAAAATTCTTTTGCCCTCCTTGGCAAATTTTAACTTAGGTCCATCCATGGACCGTTGCGCTCCGCAATCCATGCTCCGCTTGTCGCCGGAACTGTGGCACGCAGACCTAATTTGAAGTAAATGATTGAGATATTCTTTTGTGTAGTTATTTCAAATACGTTGTACTAGTACAACGTTCGCTAAATCAATAAGCAAATCTGTAAAATAATAATAATAATTGCAATCACATATTACAGTATATTCTAAATTACCCGGTAAACAAATATGCATGTATCTCGATTATCTCGATTATCTCGTCACATCTCATCCCATCCGGTCACGATACTATTCTTTTACCGACGCAAGTGAACA is a genomic window containing:
- a CDS encoding MBL fold metallo-hydrolase yields the protein MMLTVLGYWGAYPEENEATAGYLLQTDRHTVLLDCGSGILSKLWKYVRHEDLDAVFISHFHHDHTADIGCLLYAGKLAMAFKKRRVPLAIYANYCSARFQELTFGDNSIGIEITPGSKLDLNGLHVSFAPTVHDEYNLAMRFEYEGKALVYTGDMGPATDLNDFCRGADLLLCEASLYADEKGLISGHMTSEETARLANEAGAKSLMMTHFPHIGNVSDMASEAARYYHGKIYLAQTGLTITV
- a CDS encoding LapA family protein is translated as MVALLIAIVVALIIVIFAIQNAAVVTIHFLFWVTDLPLALIIFCSVLGGALVMFFLALRRQMLQKKAIKAKDKKAEVKAQSKQSPIEDPIVVPIDSAVNNTTTSDNSVNSHTSEEKK
- the ilvB gene encoding biosynthetic-type acetolactate synthase large subunit; translated protein: MKKMTGAQAIIECLKKENVDVVFGYPGGAVLTLYDELYLSDFPHVLPRHEQGAVHAADGYARSTGKVGVCIATSGPGATNLITGIATAYMDSIPLVLITGQVALSLLGRDSFQEADIRGITTPITKHNFLIKDVKDIPKAMKAAFYIARSGRPGPVLIDVPKNIFAEELAFEYPECIQIRGYKPIVEGDKAVIDAVCNELQSAKKPLFFIGGGVNLSDTSALMRDLVAYTGVPTVSSLMGLGSISSNDPHFFGMIGMHGSYAGNMATTETDLLVGIGARFDDRVTGKLEEFAPKAKVIHFDIDPAEINKNVRSYIRVIADLKWSLAELANKIKERPSEAWQKQFMPWHHQLVAWQKEHPLAYSRQTNRILPQAAIEKISELTQGNAIVVTDVGQNQMWTAQFYSFKNPRSLLTSGGLGTMGYGLPSALGAQVGNKHKKVVCICGDGGFMMNCQELMTIADLNLPVKIIILNNQSLGMVAQWQRAFYSGHYAHSNMATKADFVAISTAMGVPAIRLEHKDELDTVLREVMNSEGPCLVDIRIPEEEDVLPMVPAGSGLHKMIMGDWQ
- the ilvN gene encoding acetolactate synthase small subunit — protein: MKHTLAVLTENKPGVLTHISGLISRRDFNIESITAGYTEESDMTRITIVVDADDEYELEQVVNQLSKLIDVIKIIDLTGQDRVHRELAMIKVKALPANRAEIVNLVEIFRAHIVDVSKETMIIELTGEEDKIEAICELLNDYGIIEIVRTGKIAICRGPKAAKDV